The following coding sequences lie in one Candidatus Eremiobacterota bacterium genomic window:
- the rplN gene encoding 50S ribosomal protein L14, with amino-acid sequence MIQQETRLKVADNSGARELLVIHVSGGGRHVYAHVGDVIVGTVKSAIPGAAVKKGQVVKAVVVRTSAPIRRGDGSVVRCDDNACVIIKGEKDNLDPRGTRVFGPVMRELRERGFLKIASLAPEVL; translated from the coding sequence ATGATTCAGCAAGAGACGCGCCTCAAAGTGGCCGATAATAGCGGCGCACGCGAGCTTTTGGTAATTCACGTCAGCGGCGGCGGCCGCCACGTGTACGCCCATGTCGGGGACGTCATCGTTGGAACGGTAAAGAGCGCGATTCCGGGCGCGGCGGTCAAGAAGGGCCAAGTCGTCAAGGCGGTGGTCGTGCGCACGAGCGCACCGATTCGGCGCGGCGACGGCTCGGTCGTACGTTGTGACGACAACGCTTGCGTGATCATCAAAGGTGAAAAGGACAACCTCGATCCCCGCGGCACGCGCGTCTTCGGACCGGTCATGCGCGAGCTGCGCGAGCGCGGCTTCTTAAAGATTGCATCGCTCGCTCCCGAGGTTCTATAA
- the rplX gene encoding 50S ribosomal protein L24 has translation MKASIIQGDTVMIRRGKERGKRGTVKAVQSAAGTATVEGVNVVKRHTKQGSKSGNMGGSMQTGGIVEKEAALPLSALQYVCEKCKAPTRLRHGRTSDGAVHRICSRCGEPARESSKGSR, from the coding sequence ATGAAAGCGAGCATCATTCAGGGAGATACCGTCATGATCCGGCGCGGTAAGGAGCGCGGCAAGCGGGGCACCGTCAAAGCCGTGCAGAGCGCCGCGGGTACTGCCACCGTTGAGGGCGTTAACGTCGTGAAACGGCATACCAAGCAGGGCTCGAAGTCTGGAAACATGGGCGGCTCGATGCAGACCGGCGGTATCGTTGAAAAAGAGGCGGCACTGCCGCTGTCGGCACTGCAGTATGTTTGCGAAAAATGCAAGGCGCCGACCCGGCTACGACACGGTCGCACGTCCGACGGCGCGGTCCATCGCATCTGTTCGCGGTGCGGCGAACCGGCGCGCGAATCGTCCAAGGGGAGCCGCTGA
- the rplO gene encoding 50S ribosomal protein L15, whose translation MKLGALKPAPGSRPKRQRIGRGHGSGMVKTGGEGGKGQTVRSGGGKGPAFEGGQTAWARRLPHRRGYSQKARDRGHFGTRMAVVNLNRLAAWDPAIEITPESLQAHGLVKALRDGVKLLGGANASLPAGLRLRDVLVSAAARDALLAAGAQVPENGT comes from the coding sequence TTGAAGCTCGGGGCGCTTAAGCCCGCCCCCGGAAGCCGCCCCAAGCGGCAGCGTATTGGGCGCGGCCACGGATCCGGTATGGTCAAGACCGGGGGCGAGGGCGGCAAAGGCCAAACGGTTCGTTCGGGCGGCGGCAAGGGGCCGGCGTTCGAGGGCGGACAAACCGCGTGGGCGCGACGCTTGCCGCATCGGCGCGGCTATTCCCAGAAAGCGCGCGACCGCGGTCACTTCGGCACGCGGATGGCGGTCGTCAATCTCAATCGCCTCGCGGCTTGGGACCCGGCGATCGAGATTACGCCCGAGTCATTGCAAGCGCACGGTCTCGTCAAAGCGCTGCGTGACGGCGTGAAGCTGCTGGGTGGGGCCAATGCCTCGCTACCGGCGGGACTGCGACTTCGTGACGTGCTCGTCTCGGCGGCTGCCCGCGATGCGTTGCTCGCCGCAGGCGCGCAGGTTCCCGAGAACGGAACGTAG
- the rpsC gene encoding 30S ribosomal protein S3: MGQKIHPVGMRLGITRTWDSRWFEKKHYVDWLHEDVAIRKSFNRWMRSASISKIEIERRANQARVIVNTAKPGIIIGKRGVGIDDIRKNLEQLTGKNVAVNVMEIQHPELDARLVAQNIVDQLEKRIAFRRAMKQAIMRTMRAGARGIKVQVSGRLGGAEIARTEHNADGKVPLHTLRADIDYAQVEAFTTFGRIGVKVWIYRGEVLPDQPRGDGALRTGDRGRDRRDRGPRGGRGREPRFPSTSVSPPISEPQPMPAVEPMPAVEPTAPVEPMPTLEAAPSEPAPSGEVSE, encoded by the coding sequence ATGGGCCAAAAGATTCATCCGGTCGGGATGCGCTTGGGCATCACGCGCACGTGGGACAGTCGGTGGTTTGAGAAAAAACATTACGTCGATTGGCTCCACGAGGACGTCGCAATTCGGAAGTCGTTCAATCGCTGGATGCGTTCGGCGTCAATCAGTAAGATTGAAATCGAACGTCGCGCCAATCAAGCACGCGTCATCGTCAACACCGCCAAACCGGGCATCATCATCGGCAAGCGCGGAGTCGGCATCGATGACATCCGTAAGAATCTCGAGCAGCTGACCGGCAAGAATGTCGCAGTTAACGTGATGGAGATTCAGCACCCCGAGCTGGACGCGCGACTGGTAGCGCAAAACATCGTCGATCAGCTGGAGAAGCGAATCGCATTTCGCCGCGCCATGAAACAGGCAATCATGCGAACGATGCGTGCCGGAGCGCGAGGCATCAAAGTACAGGTTTCCGGACGACTCGGCGGTGCCGAGATCGCGCGCACCGAACACAACGCCGACGGGAAGGTTCCGCTCCATACATTGCGGGCGGACATCGACTACGCACAGGTCGAAGCGTTCACGACTTTTGGCCGAATCGGCGTCAAAGTTTGGATCTATCGCGGGGAGGTTCTGCCGGACCAGCCGCGAGGAGACGGCGCGCTTCGCACGGGAGATCGTGGACGCGACCGGCGCGATCGCGGCCCGCGCGGGGGTCGCGGACGCGAGCCGCGTTTCCCATCCACGTCGGTATCGCCGCCGATTTCTGAACCGCAGCCAATGCCGGCCGTCGAACCGATGCCTGCCGTGGAGCCGACGGCGCCAGTCGAGCCGATGCCAACTCTCGAGGCCGCGCCCAGCGAACCGGCGCCTAGCGGCGAGGTTTCCGAATAA
- the rpmC gene encoding 50S ribosomal protein L29, producing MAQKDLETLRELTVKELQQKARDVKSELFNLRFALRTGHLTDFSKIRAMRRSYAQIQTVISEKRLAEGEHGAA from the coding sequence GTGGCACAGAAAGACCTCGAAACGCTGCGCGAGCTCACCGTGAAGGAGCTGCAGCAGAAGGCACGCGACGTAAAGTCGGAGCTTTTCAATTTGCGTTTCGCACTGCGCACCGGGCATTTGACCGACTTCAGCAAGATTCGCGCGATGCGCCGATCGTACGCACAGATTCAGACCGTCATCAGCGAAAAGCGCCTTGCCGAGGGTGAGCATGGAGCAGCATAA
- the secY gene encoding preprotein translocase subunit SecY, with protein sequence MFNNLRAAVLVPEIRQRILFVFFAFAWFVFMIHVQLPNVNQAAWQRVLQSGAFYNLLGFLSGGALQKLSIIAMGITPYINASIIMQLMTVVLPQLEEMAKKGGEEGRKKISQYTRWLTIVLGSIQATFMAISMERSGVFYDTSIWYLLYAIVAMVGGTLFLMWLGEQITDKGIGNGVSLIIFIGIVLRYPQYVRQTYASASQGAESLLNLLLYVAIAILVIVSIVFLYQGQRRVPVQQARRVVGRKMFAGRSTYIPLRLNNAGVISIIFAISILLLPQQALSWFGRGQATAAPGAVGGVQHVLGAVSAWLNVWFSPNGVLYNIVYFLLVVVFTFFYSSVVLNTRDVADNLKKTGAFVPGIRPGQPTVDYLNKILMRITTAAAIYLGILAVLPGAFQRGLSITTFYLGSTSLLIVVGVALDTITQIEARLAMRDYRGFIKR encoded by the coding sequence GTGTTCAATAATCTGCGAGCCGCGGTGCTCGTCCCCGAGATCCGTCAGCGCATTCTCTTCGTCTTTTTTGCGTTCGCGTGGTTTGTGTTCATGATCCACGTGCAGCTCCCCAACGTCAATCAAGCAGCCTGGCAGCGCGTGCTGCAGAGCGGCGCGTTCTACAATTTGCTCGGCTTTCTGTCGGGCGGTGCGCTGCAGAAGCTCTCCATCATTGCGATGGGCATCACGCCCTACATCAACGCTTCGATCATCATGCAGCTGATGACCGTCGTATTGCCGCAGCTCGAAGAGATGGCCAAGAAAGGCGGCGAGGAGGGGCGCAAAAAGATCAGCCAATATACGCGCTGGTTGACGATCGTGCTCGGCTCGATTCAAGCGACGTTCATGGCGATCTCGATGGAGCGCTCCGGGGTTTTCTACGACACCAGCATCTGGTATCTGCTCTACGCGATCGTCGCAATGGTCGGCGGAACGCTCTTCCTCATGTGGCTGGGCGAGCAGATCACCGATAAGGGAATCGGAAACGGCGTTTCACTGATCATTTTTATCGGCATCGTGCTGCGCTATCCGCAGTACGTGCGTCAAACCTACGCTTCGGCAAGTCAGGGCGCCGAGTCGCTGCTGAATCTGTTGCTCTACGTCGCGATCGCGATTCTCGTGATCGTTTCGATCGTCTTTCTCTATCAGGGGCAGCGCCGCGTGCCGGTGCAGCAAGCGCGCCGGGTGGTCGGCCGCAAGATGTTCGCCGGGCGTTCCACATATATTCCCTTGCGCCTCAATAACGCCGGGGTTATCTCGATCATCTTTGCGATTTCGATCCTGCTGCTGCCGCAGCAGGCGCTTTCGTGGTTCGGCCGGGGCCAGGCGACCGCGGCCCCGGGCGCAGTCGGCGGCGTGCAGCACGTGCTGGGAGCGGTTTCGGCCTGGCTCAACGTCTGGTTCAGTCCGAACGGCGTGCTCTACAATATCGTCTATTTTTTGCTCGTCGTGGTGTTCACGTTCTTTTACAGTTCGGTCGTGCTCAATACGCGCGACGTCGCGGACAACCTCAAAAAAACCGGCGCCTTCGTTCCGGGTATTCGGCCCGGCCAGCCGACCGTCGATTATCTCAACAAGATTTTGATGCGAATCACCACCGCTGCGGCGATTTACCTCGGAATCCTGGCGGTACTGCCGGGGGCCTTTCAGCGCGGCCTTTCAATCACCACATTCTATCTTGGCTCGACCTCGCTGCTGATCGTCGTTGGCGTCGCGCTCGATACGATCACGCAGATCGAAGCGCGGCTGGCGATGCGCGACTACCGCGGCTTTATCAAGCGCTAG
- a CDS encoding 50S ribosomal protein L18, with protein sequence MAAKAEARRDRHSRLRKKISGTQERPRLYVRRSLHHLYALLVDDTRGHTLAAVSTVEKSVGGELGSKTNLDAAKAVGSAIAAKAKAAGISLVVFDRGGYKYHGRVRALADAAREAGLEF encoded by the coding sequence ATGGCGGCCAAAGCGGAAGCTCGGCGCGACCGTCACTCGCGCCTGCGCAAGAAAATTTCGGGCACGCAGGAGCGGCCACGCCTCTACGTGCGACGGTCGCTGCATCATCTTTATGCCTTGCTCGTCGACGATACGCGCGGGCATACCCTCGCCGCGGTCTCGACCGTCGAAAAATCGGTGGGTGGTGAGCTGGGCTCGAAAACAAATCTCGACGCCGCAAAAGCAGTCGGTAGCGCAATCGCCGCGAAGGCGAAAGCCGCCGGAATTTCCCTCGTCGTCTTCGATCGCGGGGGATACAAGTATCACGGTCGCGTTCGGGCGCTTGCGGATGCGGCGCGTGAAGCGGGGTTGGAGTTTTAA
- the rpsE gene encoding 30S ribosomal protein S5 — protein MQYRGRERDGSGLDETVVRVNRVAKVVKGGKRFSFSALVVVGDRKGKVGYAIGKAAEVPEAIRKAVDQARKSLVTVAMIERTIPHEVRHEVGAATVLLKPAAPGTGVIAGGSMRAVLELAGIHDILTKCLGTNNPINVVMATVSALKSLRTVEQVAAMRGKTVREIYTARDNNGREDDVEARGA, from the coding sequence ATGCAATATCGTGGTCGCGAGCGCGACGGCAGCGGGCTCGATGAGACCGTCGTCCGCGTCAACCGTGTCGCTAAAGTCGTCAAGGGCGGAAAACGGTTTAGTTTCAGCGCTCTCGTCGTCGTCGGAGATCGCAAGGGGAAGGTCGGCTATGCCATCGGCAAGGCCGCGGAAGTTCCCGAAGCGATTCGCAAGGCGGTCGATCAGGCGCGCAAGAGTCTGGTTACCGTCGCCATGATCGAACGGACGATTCCCCACGAAGTTCGCCACGAAGTCGGAGCCGCGACGGTGCTCCTCAAGCCCGCCGCGCCCGGGACCGGCGTGATCGCGGGCGGTTCCATGCGTGCAGTGCTCGAGCTCGCCGGTATCCACGACATTCTCACGAAGTGCCTGGGCACGAACAATCCGATCAACGTCGTGATGGCGACGGTCTCGGCGCTCAAGTCACTGCGGACCGTCGAACAGGTTGCCGCAATGCGCGGCAAGACCGTCAGAGAAATCTATACCGCACGGGATAACAATGGCAGAGAAGATGATGTTGAAGCTCGGGGCGCTTAA
- the rpsH gene encoding 30S ribosomal protein S8 has product MSVTDPIADMLTRIRNANTANHKSVEIPASRVKHAIAQILRDEGFIESFERVDGGAQGTLRIQLRYGPEKEKIITGLRRISRPGLRVYTRKTEIPRVLGGLGLVIISTPQGIMSGKRAKKQGVGGEVLAYVW; this is encoded by the coding sequence ATGTCCGTAACCGATCCCATTGCCGATATGCTCACGCGCATTCGTAACGCCAACACCGCCAATCACAAGAGCGTCGAAATTCCGGCCTCGCGCGTGAAGCACGCCATTGCGCAGATTCTCAGAGATGAAGGATTCATTGAGAGTTTCGAGCGGGTCGATGGCGGCGCTCAGGGAACGCTGCGCATTCAGCTTCGCTATGGCCCCGAGAAAGAGAAGATCATTACCGGTCTGCGGCGCATTTCTCGTCCCGGCCTGCGCGTCTACACGCGCAAAACGGAGATTCCACGCGTGCTCGGCGGACTGGGCTTAGTCATTATCTCGACTCCCCAGGGCATCATGTCGGGGAAACGGGCCAAAAAACAAGGCGTCGGGGGCGAGGTTCTCGCGTATGTGTGGTGA
- the rpsQ gene encoding 30S ribosomal protein S17 translates to MEQHNGSAPARGKRRVKQGRVASNKMDKTIVVVAETRVPHGGYGKIVRKSTRFKAHDERNEANVGDVVRIVESRPLSREKRWRLVEIVERAK, encoded by the coding sequence ATGGAGCAGCATAACGGCTCTGCGCCGGCGCGCGGGAAGCGCCGCGTGAAGCAAGGGCGCGTCGCATCGAACAAGATGGACAAGACCATTGTGGTCGTCGCGGAGACACGCGTGCCCCACGGTGGCTACGGCAAGATCGTGCGGAAGTCGACGCGTTTCAAAGCGCACGACGAACGCAACGAGGCGAACGTCGGCGACGTCGTGCGCATCGTTGAGTCCCGTCCCCTCTCTCGCGAAAAGCGCTGGCGGCTCGTCGAGATCGTGGAACGCGCGAAATGA
- the rplP gene encoding 50S ribosomal protein L16 produces MLTPKRVKWRKVQRGRMTGAATRGNRLSFGDFGLQAMEPCWMSNRQIEAARIAMTRYIKRGGKVWIKVFPDKPATKKPAEVRMGSGKGNPEIWVAVVKPGRVLFELSGVAPSVAREALRRAAAKLPIGTKIVAREEA; encoded by the coding sequence ATGCTGACCCCAAAACGTGTGAAATGGCGCAAGGTTCAGCGTGGCCGGATGACCGGGGCGGCGACGCGCGGCAACCGGTTAAGCTTCGGCGACTTTGGATTACAGGCGATGGAGCCGTGCTGGATGTCGAACCGGCAGATCGAAGCGGCGCGTATCGCAATGACGCGTTACATCAAGCGCGGCGGCAAGGTTTGGATCAAAGTTTTCCCCGATAAGCCTGCGACCAAGAAACCGGCGGAGGTCCGCATGGGCTCGGGCAAAGGCAATCCCGAGATCTGGGTTGCGGTCGTCAAACCGGGCCGCGTGCTCTTCGAGCTCTCGGGTGTTGCGCCGTCGGTCGCGCGCGAAGCGCTGCGCCGTGCGGCCGCAAAGTTACCGATCGGCACCAAGATCGTCGCGCGCGAGGAGGCGTAA
- the rplF gene encoding 50S ribosomal protein L6, with product MSRIGKLPVSVPSGVEVRLDDGEVTVKGPKGELRRHILSDVVEVSMDDGRVVVSRKGDAKMHRSAHGLTRTLIANMVEGVSKGFRKSLEISGVGYRVAKSGERLNLTLGFSHPVSFEPPNGVALTVEGQTKIHVDGIDKQAVGQVAADIRRLRKPEPYKGKGIRYEGERIRKKLGKAGKAAKK from the coding sequence ATGTCGCGCATAGGTAAGCTTCCGGTGAGCGTACCTTCCGGCGTCGAGGTCAGACTCGATGACGGTGAGGTCACGGTGAAGGGTCCCAAGGGCGAACTGCGCCGGCATATTCTCTCGGACGTTGTCGAAGTCAGCATGGACGACGGCAGGGTCGTCGTTTCGCGCAAGGGCGATGCGAAAATGCATCGCAGCGCGCACGGGCTCACGCGGACCCTCATCGCCAATATGGTCGAGGGTGTCAGCAAGGGCTTTCGCAAGAGTTTGGAGATCAGCGGGGTTGGCTATCGCGTTGCCAAGTCGGGCGAACGTCTCAACTTGACCCTGGGCTTCTCGCATCCCGTTTCGTTCGAGCCTCCCAACGGCGTCGCGCTGACCGTCGAGGGACAGACCAAGATTCACGTTGACGGTATCGACAAGCAAGCCGTCGGCCAAGTCGCGGCCGATATACGCCGGTTGCGCAAGCCCGAGCCCTATAAAGGAAAGGGCATTCGCTACGAGGGCGAGCGCATTCGCAAGAAGCTCGGCAAGGCCGGAAAGGCGGCGAAGAAATAA
- the rplE gene encoding 50S ribosomal protein L5, whose amino-acid sequence MPERLKQIYQTQIRPQLQERFGYKNVNQIPKLEKVVVNMSVGEAIANPKALDAAVSELAAITGQRPIVTKAKKSIAAFKLRAGTNIGAKVTLRGERMYIFVDKLFNVVLPRIRDFRGLPPKSFDGRGNYNMGLREQLVFPEINLDKVDKTRGMDVTIVTTAKTDEEASEFLVALGLPLQKASGARGPR is encoded by the coding sequence ATGCCCGAACGGTTAAAGCAAATCTACCAGACGCAGATACGCCCGCAACTCCAAGAACGCTTCGGATACAAGAACGTCAATCAAATTCCGAAACTGGAGAAGGTCGTCGTCAATATGAGCGTCGGGGAAGCGATTGCGAATCCGAAAGCTCTCGATGCGGCGGTCAGCGAGCTGGCCGCAATTACGGGGCAACGTCCGATCGTCACGAAGGCGAAAAAGTCGATTGCCGCGTTCAAGTTACGCGCCGGAACGAACATCGGTGCGAAGGTGACGTTGCGCGGCGAGCGGATGTACATCTTCGTCGATAAACTCTTCAACGTCGTGCTGCCCCGTATCCGAGACTTTCGCGGCTTGCCGCCCAAGTCGTTCGACGGGCGCGGAAACTACAATATGGGTTTGCGCGAGCAGCTTGTTTTTCCAGAGATTAATCTCGATAAAGTCGACAAGACGCGCGGCATGGACGTCACGATCGTGACCACGGCGAAAACCGACGAGGAAGCCTCCGAGTTTTTGGTTGCGCTAGGGTTGCCCTTGCAGAAGGCGTCCGGCGCTCGAGGACCGAGGTAA
- the rplV gene encoding 50S ribosomal protein L22, whose product MTERAPQAVAHLHFVRTAPRKLRRVADAIRGKTVREALTLLKFAEVFAAQPIEKLVRSAVANAGNNHDMNADDLYISRITVDGGPGGRFTKRLDPRAQGRAAFKRKRLSHVTVIVSEGAPPKPRRKLAGASVQAARATRRAASTEKVSSKSRRKKSAGRKSATARAAEPVTAAKET is encoded by the coding sequence GTGACCGAACGGGCGCCTCAGGCCGTCGCGCATCTTCATTTCGTTCGCACGGCTCCGCGAAAGCTGCGCCGGGTTGCCGACGCCATTCGCGGTAAGACGGTTAGGGAGGCATTGACGCTCTTAAAGTTCGCCGAGGTCTTTGCAGCACAGCCGATCGAGAAGCTCGTGCGCAGCGCCGTCGCCAATGCCGGAAACAATCACGATATGAACGCCGACGACCTGTACATCTCGCGTATTACCGTCGACGGCGGACCCGGCGGCCGCTTCACCAAGCGGTTGGATCCTCGCGCCCAAGGGCGTGCCGCCTTTAAGCGTAAGCGCCTTTCGCACGTGACCGTCATCGTCAGTGAAGGCGCACCGCCGAAACCGCGGCGCAAGCTTGCCGGCGCGTCGGTTCAAGCCGCGCGAGCAACTCGCCGAGCCGCTTCCACGGAAAAAGTCTCGTCCAAATCGCGCCGCAAAAAGAGCGCCGGACGCAAAAGCGCGACGGCTCGCGCCGCCGAGCCGGTGACGGCAGCGAAGGAAACGTAA
- a CDS encoding type Z 30S ribosomal protein S14, which translates to MAKTSLIIKSQRDPKFSVRRHNRCRACGRPRGYLRKFAMCRICFRENAHAGVVPGVTKASW; encoded by the coding sequence GTGGCAAAGACCAGTTTAATCATCAAATCGCAGCGCGATCCAAAATTCAGCGTGCGGCGGCACAATCGGTGTCGCGCCTGTGGCCGCCCTCGCGGCTATTTGCGCAAGTTCGCGATGTGTCGAATTTGCTTTCGCGAGAACGCCCATGCCGGCGTCGTGCCGGGCGTGACCAAGGCCTCATGGTGA